In Mangrovivirga cuniculi, the following proteins share a genomic window:
- a CDS encoding SOS response-associated peptidase, which translates to MCGRYVQVFTAEQVKKTLPAIIVPSSFKGVQNYNTSPTQNVFIVSEDSKPQLFETRWGLLPPWESDKKKTGLFNIRSETITEPWKQKPGYARFIGSILKEQRCLFLANGFYEWAEGSNPKQPYFIYSRKELEESNLMTLGGLSYEWVNKDTGEVFKTSGILTQPANELLKKVKHHRMPLIINEKYRNSWLNPEIDLGEIKQIVKQTKPSKEMNAYPVGKIGRENSPSYVMPSGETIFPEEETKINHHLSLLGMGGRRNNPR; encoded by the coding sequence ATGTGTGGCCGATATGTTCAAGTATTTACAGCTGAGCAGGTGAAAAAAACATTACCTGCCATAATTGTACCCTCTTCATTTAAAGGAGTCCAAAATTACAATACTTCTCCAACTCAAAACGTATTTATTGTAAGCGAAGACTCAAAGCCGCAACTTTTTGAAACCAGGTGGGGCTTATTACCACCCTGGGAATCAGATAAGAAAAAAACCGGACTATTTAATATTCGCTCTGAAACTATAACTGAGCCATGGAAGCAAAAGCCTGGTTATGCTCGTTTTATTGGTTCGATTTTAAAAGAACAACGTTGCTTATTTTTGGCAAACGGGTTTTACGAGTGGGCAGAAGGATCAAATCCAAAACAACCATATTTTATTTATTCCCGAAAAGAATTAGAAGAAAGTAATTTGATGACCCTTGGTGGCTTAAGTTATGAATGGGTAAATAAAGATACCGGCGAGGTTTTTAAGACAAGTGGTATATTAACTCAGCCTGCCAATGAATTATTAAAAAAAGTAAAGCATCATCGAATGCCGCTTATTATTAATGAAAAATATCGCAATTCGTGGCTAAATCCTGAAATTGACCTAGGTGAAATAAAACAAATTGTAAAGCAAACAAAACCTTCTAAAGAAATGAACGCCTATCCGGTTGGTAAAATTGGCAGGGAAAATTCGCCATCCTATGTAATGCCCTCCGGTGAAACAATTTTCCCTGAGGAAGAAACTAAAATTAATCATCATTTAAGTCTTCTCGGAATGGGGGGAAGACGGAATAATCCCAGATAA
- the msrA gene encoding peptide-methionine (S)-S-oxide reductase MsrA — protein sequence MKKITLGAGCFWCIEAVFQRMKGVESVKNGFMGGTVKNPPYREVVTGTTGHAEVVQLEYDPEVVSIEEILEVFWNTHDPTTLNRQGYDVGTQYRSAIFYHNDQQKAVAEAYKEQLDKSGVFDNPIVTEITEASEFYPAESEHDNFYNEHPEQPYCNIIIQPKIDKFNRLYGDKAK from the coding sequence ATGAAAAAAATTACTTTAGGGGCAGGCTGTTTTTGGTGTATAGAGGCTGTTTTTCAACGAATGAAAGGGGTCGAAAGTGTTAAAAATGGATTTATGGGAGGCACAGTAAAAAATCCGCCTTATCGAGAAGTGGTTACAGGAACTACAGGCCATGCTGAGGTGGTTCAGCTAGAATATGATCCGGAAGTAGTATCAATAGAGGAAATACTGGAAGTATTTTGGAATACTCACGATCCCACAACCTTAAATCGACAAGGCTATGATGTTGGAACTCAATATAGATCGGCAATTTTTTATCATAATGATCAGCAGAAAGCAGTAGCAGAAGCTTATAAAGAACAACTAGATAAGTCCGGGGTTTTTGATAATCCGATCGTAACAGAAATTACAGAGGCAAGTGAATTTTATCCGGCTGAATCAGAACATGATAATTTTTATAACGAACATCCAGAACAACCTTATTGTAATATTATAATACAACCTAAAATTGATAAGTTCAATCGGTTATATGGTGATAAGGCTAAATAA
- a CDS encoding FAD-dependent monooxygenase, which yields MNHPVIIVGAGPVGMITALLLDRLGVPSLLIEKRKQLPDIPRAIHLDSEIINILSLIGLDNFIKNQVYPSQGLFLYSKSSRKKFLQATLNFNVKCSSFLFEQNQLEQLLLEEINKSINISLKYNCEFIRINNQEAEYSIQGQIVDQPFSYLIGTDGANSKVASVSGIEYTQYPYRKFNYKVDFITDQPPEYQNRIEKFCSTNNSFVRMAFKDRVRVEITEAAINGNGSEFPVKLIEDLAETRIKKVLHADKYYFNSKIANNWIVGKTIIAGDAAHTMPPYIGEGLCNGIRDAFNLSWKVAYCFYNGHKEKLLNSYSEERKVHVNKYIGLTLLTGLLFTSSLRYVLKPLELIGVPLKINQKPVKKGNSDINVPKYDLLTNFASEGSHWDYIRPLFNSFTIIANEQLSEKTIEEMTKLFSPLNVSFYSTKDEVAQTIFRILKIKKVKSIIIRPDLSVLFCGTLNQASRIKIQKTFKNEIIS from the coding sequence GTGAACCATCCGGTTATAATAGTAGGAGCAGGCCCTGTTGGAATGATTACAGCCTTACTTTTAGATAGGTTAGGAGTTCCAAGTTTATTAATAGAGAAAAGGAAACAACTTCCTGATATCCCTCGTGCAATTCATCTTGACAGTGAAATTATCAACATTCTTAGCCTTATCGGTCTGGATAACTTTATTAAAAACCAGGTATACCCATCACAAGGATTATTTTTATATAGTAAGAGCTCCAGAAAGAAATTTCTTCAGGCTACCCTTAATTTTAATGTAAAATGCTCCTCTTTTTTATTTGAACAGAATCAATTAGAGCAATTATTGCTGGAAGAGATAAATAAATCCATAAATATAAGTTTAAAATATAATTGTGAATTTATTCGAATAAATAATCAAGAAGCTGAATATTCAATACAAGGCCAGATAGTTGACCAGCCGTTCAGTTATTTAATCGGTACAGATGGGGCAAATAGCAAGGTTGCCAGCGTTTCAGGTATTGAGTATACTCAATATCCTTACCGTAAATTTAATTACAAGGTAGATTTTATAACAGATCAACCTCCGGAATATCAAAATCGGATTGAAAAGTTCTGCTCTACAAATAATAGTTTTGTTAGAATGGCTTTTAAAGACCGTGTGAGAGTCGAAATAACAGAAGCGGCAATAAATGGAAATGGATCCGAATTTCCTGTAAAGTTGATTGAAGATCTTGCTGAAACAAGAATTAAAAAAGTATTACATGCAGATAAATACTATTTTAATAGTAAAATAGCTAATAATTGGATAGTTGGTAAAACCATTATTGCCGGGGATGCTGCTCATACAATGCCTCCTTATATAGGGGAAGGATTATGTAATGGAATTCGAGACGCTTTTAATTTGAGCTGGAAGGTAGCATATTGCTTTTACAATGGTCATAAAGAAAAATTGCTTAATTCTTATTCAGAAGAAAGAAAGGTCCATGTTAATAAATACATTGGCTTAACTTTATTAACGGGGTTATTATTTACATCCTCTTTAAGATATGTTCTAAAGCCATTGGAATTGATTGGTGTTCCTTTAAAGATTAATCAGAAGCCTGTAAAAAAAGGAAATAGTGATATAAATGTTCCCAAATACGACTTACTTACGAATTTTGCATCAGAAGGTAGTCATTGGGATTATATCAGACCATTATTTAATTCTTTTACAATCATAGCTAATGAACAGTTGTCTGAGAAAACAATTGAAGAAATGACGAAGTTGTTTAGTCCTTTAAACGTTTCTTTCTATTCGACTAAAGATGAGGTTGCTCAAACTATATTTAGAATACTTAAAATCAAAAAGGTCAAGTCTATTATAATTAGACCTGACCTTTCAGTATTATTTTGTGGAACTCTGAATCAGGCAAGTAGAATTAAGATTCAGAAGACCTTTAAAAATGAAATTATTTCATAG
- a CDS encoding TPM domain-containing protein — MKKFNKEQEEKILKAIRDLENNTSGEFVPYISKKSDDYDEGTWFLATVLALVIFAFTAVASYLWLIPTQITFFELGLYSLILMGFGILLAKFSIPVRLLFVSLDKKYERVVSAAETAFLEEEIFNTDHRTGILLYISVAEKQVLIMGDSGINSQVKFEDWKEIVEIVVEGIKKKDLANSMVKAIQRSENLLKEHKFPASQSPENEISDRIRYRS; from the coding sequence ATGAAAAAATTCAATAAAGAACAAGAAGAAAAAATTCTGAAAGCAATCAGAGATCTGGAAAATAATACTTCAGGCGAATTTGTTCCCTATATTTCTAAAAAATCTGACGATTATGATGAAGGGACCTGGTTCTTAGCAACTGTTCTCGCCTTAGTAATATTTGCCTTCACTGCAGTTGCCAGTTATTTGTGGTTAATTCCAACTCAGATAACTTTTTTTGAATTAGGTTTATATTCTCTAATTTTAATGGGATTTGGTATTTTACTGGCGAAATTCAGCATACCCGTACGATTACTTTTTGTCTCACTAGATAAGAAATACGAAAGAGTAGTTTCTGCAGCCGAAACCGCATTTCTGGAAGAAGAAATATTTAATACAGACCATCGAACCGGGATATTACTATATATTTCTGTAGCTGAAAAACAAGTTTTGATCATGGGTGATTCAGGTATCAATTCACAAGTAAAATTTGAGGATTGGAAAGAAATCGTTGAGATAGTAGTTGAGGGTATAAAGAAGAAAGATCTGGCTAACTCTATGGTTAAAGCAATTCAAAGGTCAGAAAACCTTCTTAAAGAACACAAATTTCCAGCTTCGCAAAGCCCTGAAAATGAAATTTCTGACAGGATACGATATAGGTCTTAA
- a CDS encoding TPM domain-containing protein, with translation MINKSSSTIFYLNRYILLFFSVFTFYLTQINSYAQLAELPDVKKFAVDKTNTLSSSEIETLNTKLANFEKETGSQVIAVMVKSTKPEEIEQFSIRLADKLNVGREGIDDGVILLVAKNDRRVRIEVGYGLEGAIPDIYAKRIIEGIIKPDFRNGEFYEGINHATDALFKLIRGEELPLPEATQSSEDNSIFKFLPFIIIFGLIFLSIIKAILRKTVGKTASRIIVFILTVIIITIIFNLVVGLIAGVFAAFVDSSGGHGGRGGRYYGGFGGGFGGGSSGGGGFGGFSGGGGGFGGGGASGGW, from the coding sequence ATGATAAATAAAAGCTCTTCGACTATTTTTTACCTTAACAGATATATATTATTATTTTTCTCGGTTTTTACATTTTATTTAACCCAGATTAATAGTTATGCTCAATTAGCAGAACTTCCTGATGTTAAAAAATTTGCTGTCGATAAAACTAATACACTTTCTTCATCTGAGATTGAAACCTTAAATACAAAGTTAGCAAATTTTGAGAAAGAGACCGGTTCCCAGGTAATTGCTGTTATGGTAAAATCCACCAAACCTGAAGAAATAGAACAATTTTCTATTCGATTGGCTGATAAACTCAATGTAGGGCGTGAAGGAATAGATGATGGAGTAATTCTTTTAGTAGCAAAAAATGACCGAAGGGTAAGAATTGAAGTTGGTTATGGATTAGAAGGTGCTATCCCAGACATATATGCCAAAAGAATTATTGAAGGTATAATTAAACCAGATTTTAGGAATGGAGAATTTTACGAAGGCATAAACCATGCTACTGATGCTCTTTTCAAATTAATTCGAGGTGAAGAATTACCACTACCAGAAGCTACTCAATCTTCAGAAGATAACAGTATATTTAAATTCTTACCATTCATAATCATCTTTGGATTAATATTTTTATCTATTATAAAAGCAATTTTGAGAAAAACTGTCGGTAAGACAGCTAGTCGAATTATTGTTTTCATTTTAACTGTCATAATCATTACAATTATTTTTAACCTGGTTGTAGGTCTAATTGCAGGTGTCTTTGCGGCATTCGTTGATAGTAGTGGTGGCCATGGAGGTCGCGGAGGAAGATACTACGGCGGCTTTGGTGGTGGCTTCGGAGGCGGAAGCAGCGGTGGAGGCGGCTTCGGTGGTTTCTCCGGTGGTGGAGGTGGCTTCGGAGGCGGAGGCGCATCAGGTGGTTGGTAA
- a CDS encoding LemA family protein, whose product MKKGLIIFLAVVVILGLIGYNFFAGNFNKMVTSQESVEEQWAQVETQYQRRADLIPNLVNTVKGYADFEKETLTQVIEARAKATSVNIDANNLNEQSMAQFQEAQGELNGALSRLLVAVERYPDLKANQNFLELQAQLEGTENRIQVARSRYNDQVKVHNALVKTFPRNMLANMYGFEPKPYFEAAEGTENVPEVQF is encoded by the coding sequence ATGAAAAAAGGATTAATAATATTTTTGGCTGTAGTAGTTATCCTGGGATTAATAGGATATAACTTTTTTGCAGGAAATTTTAACAAAATGGTTACTTCACAGGAATCTGTTGAAGAACAATGGGCTCAGGTTGAAACACAATACCAAAGAAGAGCAGATCTTATTCCTAACCTGGTTAACACCGTAAAAGGATATGCAGATTTTGAAAAGGAGACTCTCACTCAGGTAATAGAGGCGAGAGCTAAAGCAACCAGCGTCAATATAGATGCTAATAATCTAAATGAACAATCAATGGCTCAGTTCCAGGAAGCACAGGGTGAACTAAATGGAGCATTATCAAGATTGTTAGTCGCTGTTGAACGATATCCTGATTTAAAGGCTAATCAAAACTTCCTTGAACTACAGGCACAGTTAGAAGGAACTGAGAATAGAATTCAGGTTGCCAGAAGCAGGTACAATGATCAGGTAAAAGTTCACAATGCATTAGTAAAAACTTTTCCGAGAAATATGCTTGCAAATATGTACGGATTTGAGCCTAAACCATATTTTGAAGCAGCCGAAGGAACAGAGAATGTTCCGGAAGTTCAATTTTAA
- a CDS encoding sigma-70 family RNA polymerase sigma factor — protein sequence MNSIQKGRGVGAELTSEVYKYRNVLETIAYKMVGSLEDAQDIVQDAFLKWFTIDKSKIENAKAYLVRIVTNKCLNHLDSLKHKRTEYFDNLQQAEWVQKIKDSDILKFDLDTEVSSALNYLQHKLEPVEKAVFLMREVFNFEYEEIQEVIDKKVDNCRKLFSRASNKLKEKSEYSDSNSISGHSHLTDSFKNACSGNSSAFLADLRKDIEAKFRKK from the coding sequence TTGAATAGTATCCAAAAGGGTAGAGGTGTGGGAGCAGAATTAACATCAGAAGTATATAAATATCGAAACGTTTTAGAAACGATAGCTTACAAAATGGTAGGCTCATTAGAGGATGCCCAGGATATTGTCCAGGATGCATTTCTTAAGTGGTTTACTATCGATAAATCTAAAATTGAAAATGCTAAGGCATATCTCGTTCGTATTGTCACCAATAAATGCCTGAATCACCTGGATTCATTGAAGCACAAAAGAACTGAATATTTTGATAATCTTCAACAAGCTGAATGGGTACAAAAGATCAAGGATAGCGATATTTTAAAATTTGATCTTGATACAGAAGTATCTTCAGCACTTAATTATTTACAGCATAAATTGGAACCTGTTGAGAAAGCAGTATTCTTAATGCGTGAGGTATTTAATTTTGAATATGAAGAAATTCAGGAAGTAATAGATAAAAAGGTTGATAACTGTAGAAAATTATTCAGCCGCGCCAGTAATAAATTGAAAGAAAAATCTGAATATTCAGATTCAAATTCTATTAGTGGCCATTCACATCTTACCGATAGTTTCAAAAATGCCTGTTCAGGCAATTCTTCTGCATTTTTAGCTGATCTTAGAAAAGATATTGAAGCTAAATTCAGAAAAAAATAA
- a CDS encoding acyl-CoA desaturase, which yields MEVILTFFVAHWYLSLFFQTFFLHRYASHAAFTMSKGMEKVFFVLTWIFQGSNYLSPYGYGVMHRMHHAYADTPNDPHSPKYDESIFKMMWKTKTIYSAIANRKMKVDSRFTDGVPQWEPFDKFARSWVSRVFWGAIYVFIYWQYADVWWLWLLLPLQFALSPIHGAIINWFAHKYGYTNFKVGDTSKNFLPVDFLMMGESYHNNHHKYGNRANFGGFRWHEIDPTYLVIKGFDKVGIIKLKEQKQVSISEQEKRKAA from the coding sequence ATGGAAGTTATTTTAACGTTTTTTGTGGCACATTGGTACTTGTCGCTATTTTTCCAGACATTTTTCCTTCATCGCTACGCGTCACACGCAGCATTTACTATGTCGAAGGGGATGGAAAAAGTTTTCTTTGTATTAACCTGGATTTTCCAGGGATCTAATTATTTAAGTCCTTATGGTTATGGAGTAATGCACAGAATGCACCACGCATATGCAGATACACCAAATGATCCTCATTCCCCTAAATATGATGAAAGCATATTTAAGATGATGTGGAAGACAAAGACTATATATTCTGCTATTGCAAATAGAAAAATGAAAGTAGATTCAAGATTTACTGATGGTGTTCCTCAGTGGGAGCCATTTGATAAATTTGCAAGATCATGGGTATCAAGAGTATTCTGGGGGGCCATATATGTATTCATCTATTGGCAATATGCTGATGTATGGTGGTTATGGTTATTATTGCCTCTTCAATTTGCATTATCACCAATTCACGGTGCTATTATAAACTGGTTTGCTCATAAGTATGGGTATACCAATTTTAAAGTAGGAGATACTTCTAAAAACTTTTTACCGGTTGACTTTCTGATGATGGGTGAGAGTTATCATAATAATCATCATAAATACGGAAACAGAGCCAACTTTGGTGGATTCAGATGGCATGAGATTGATCCGACTTACTTAGTTATCAAAGGTTTTGATAAGGTAGGGATCATCAAATTAAAGGAGCAAAAGCAAGTTTCAATATCTGAACAAGAAAAAAGAAAAGCTGCATAA
- a CDS encoding sterol desaturase family protein, translating to MQEEKLTYEMVQNMGLPNIIAYAAPVMITLVIIEWVVSYYQNKDKYDGKDTVAATAVGLVNVALGASIKIVTFGLAIFFYNLVPWNVPPTWWSFILCIVWIDFWRYVSHRIGHESRFWWATHVTHHSSKKYNLSVSFRLGWTQYLKVIFFIPVFIVGFNPVVFFICHQIEVLYQFWIHSAYIKKLPRPIEYIFTTPSHHRVHHATNPQYIDKNYGSTLIIWDRMFGTFEPEVEKPIYGITKELDKPYNPVYLCFHEWMDIVRDIKKAKSLKQAWTLTFSSPTKISVLQEEGKLPSFETESKDNSGKKDSKKAAA from the coding sequence ATGCAGGAAGAAAAATTGACCTATGAAATGGTCCAGAATATGGGCTTGCCGAATATCATTGCTTACGCAGCTCCTGTAATGATAACCTTGGTCATAATCGAGTGGGTAGTAAGTTATTATCAAAATAAAGATAAATACGACGGAAAGGATACTGTTGCAGCAACTGCTGTTGGGTTAGTAAATGTGGCATTAGGAGCATCAATAAAAATAGTGACCTTCGGACTGGCAATATTTTTCTATAATTTAGTGCCTTGGAATGTTCCTCCGACATGGTGGTCTTTTATTCTATGCATAGTATGGATTGATTTCTGGAGATATGTATCACACAGAATTGGACATGAAAGCAGATTTTGGTGGGCAACTCATGTAACACATCATAGTTCCAAAAAATACAATTTATCAGTTTCTTTCCGTTTAGGATGGACTCAATACTTAAAGGTAATTTTCTTTATACCAGTATTTATCGTAGGTTTTAATCCGGTCGTTTTCTTTATCTGTCACCAGATTGAAGTTCTTTACCAATTCTGGATTCACAGTGCATATATTAAAAAGCTACCCAGACCGATTGAGTATATATTCACAACTCCTTCTCATCACAGGGTTCATCACGCTACAAATCCACAATATATTGATAAGAACTATGGTTCTACATTAATTATCTGGGATAGAATGTTCGGAACCTTTGAGCCTGAAGTTGAAAAGCCTATTTACGGTATCACTAAAGAATTAGATAAGCCTTATAACCCGGTCTATTTATGCTTCCATGAATGGATGGATATTGTTCGCGATATTAAAAAAGCAAAATCCTTAAAGCAGGCCTGGACTCTTACTTTTAGCTCACCAACAAAAATTAGTGTGTTACAGGAAGAAGGTAAACTTCCATCATTTGAAACTGAGAGTAAAGATAATAGTGGTAAAAAGGATAGTAAAAAAGCCGCTGCATAA
- a CDS encoding ATP-binding cassette domain-containing protein, with protein MVSIHFDNVSKSFGNNQAVSKLSFIADKSQKIVFLGTSGSGKTTGLRLINRLISHDSGHIYINGESIENVDPVKHRRNIGYIIQKGGLFPHKTVEENILTVPRLIGMDKKTSKERLYQLLKLIKLDESYLNKMPAELSGGEQQRVGIARALISQANLILMDEPFGALDPITADSVLRDFLAIQNELKFTAVIVTHNVMEAIKASDFIILLHMGKLQQKGSAKELLFNPVNNFVRRFFDSNRFELELEAISLEDLTPYISKDIISELGSKLSIRECMNKGLHREQLLKATEEFKANYIN; from the coding sequence ATGGTTTCAATCCACTTTGATAATGTAAGTAAATCGTTCGGCAATAATCAAGCCGTCAGTAAGTTATCATTCATAGCTGATAAAAGCCAGAAAATTGTCTTTTTAGGTACGAGTGGAAGTGGTAAAACTACCGGGCTTCGCTTAATTAATAGGCTAATATCCCACGATAGTGGTCATATTTATATAAATGGTGAATCAATAGAAAATGTTGATCCTGTAAAACACCGAAGAAATATTGGCTACATTATTCAAAAAGGAGGACTTTTCCCACATAAAACTGTAGAAGAAAATATTCTGACTGTTCCTAGGTTGATTGGAATGGATAAAAAGACCTCAAAAGAAAGGCTTTATCAATTATTAAAACTTATTAAACTTGATGAATCTTATTTGAATAAAATGCCTGCAGAACTAAGTGGCGGGGAGCAACAGCGAGTAGGTATCGCCCGAGCTTTGATCAGTCAGGCAAATCTCATACTAATGGATGAACCATTTGGTGCGTTGGATCCCATTACCGCAGATTCAGTATTAAGAGATTTTCTGGCAATTCAGAATGAATTAAAATTTACTGCAGTTATTGTAACCCATAATGTCATGGAAGCTATAAAAGCTTCTGATTTCATCATCTTACTACATATGGGTAAATTGCAACAAAAAGGCAGTGCAAAGGAGTTATTATTTAATCCGGTAAATAATTTTGTAAGAAGATTTTTTGACTCAAATAGATTTGAGCTCGAGCTTGAAGCAATTTCGCTTGAAGATCTAACACCTTATATTTCAAAAGATATTATTTCCGAGTTAGGAAGTAAATTAAGTATCCGGGAATGCATGAATAAAGGATTACATAGAGAACAATTATTGAAAGCAACAGAAGAATTTAAGGCAAATTATATTAATTGA
- a CDS encoding ABC transporter permease/substrate-binding protein gives MEIGEFFEFVKNQWLEIMSQTYEHLYLTIISLLIACFLGILTGIFISQKEKFASSVISVVNVIQTIPSLALLGFMIPLLGIGKIPAITALFLYALLPIVRNTYTGITNVDPAITEAGRGMGMTENQILFQVKLPLALPVIFAGIRTASVINVGVATLSALIGAGGLGEFIFKGIQLNNSYMILAGAIPASLLALAFDFSLGQLSNLKVRVLTKISSWVAVILIAIFSLIWYLQFDNNRTEFLGGFPSEFIEREDGLKGLFEKYNFEIDYIEMEIGLMYKALNENEVDVISGFSTDGRILEYGLSSLEDDQSYFSPYYAAPVIRDEIHQKYPFIKTILGQVRIDDSTMTALNYQVDIEKETPLEVAQRFLVDKDLLNIHSKNIYVGRGAIKVGSKAFTENYILANIFTLLIDHQSTLEVDKLLGFGGTKLIIEAMKNDELDIYPEYTGTALLLMLQPDDRVIDSLGFGREEVYNYVSKESLKRFDLKWLNEIGLNNTFALMVRDEFADKYKLETISDLAERSK, from the coding sequence ATGGAAATAGGTGAATTTTTTGAATTTGTTAAAAATCAATGGCTTGAGATAATGTCTCAGACCTATGAACATCTGTACTTAACTATCATCAGTTTGCTCATAGCCTGCTTTTTGGGGATACTTACCGGAATTTTTATTTCTCAAAAAGAAAAATTTGCCTCTTCAGTAATTTCGGTAGTTAATGTGATACAAACTATTCCGAGTCTTGCATTACTGGGGTTTATGATCCCCTTACTTGGAATTGGCAAAATACCTGCTATAACCGCCCTGTTTTTATATGCTTTACTACCGATAGTCAGAAATACCTACACCGGTATAACTAATGTAGACCCTGCAATTACAGAAGCAGGTAGAGGTATGGGAATGACCGAAAATCAGATTCTTTTTCAGGTAAAATTGCCACTGGCTCTTCCAGTCATTTTTGCAGGCATCAGGACTGCATCAGTGATAAACGTAGGTGTTGCGACACTTAGTGCTTTAATTGGAGCAGGAGGTCTTGGCGAATTCATATTCAAAGGGATACAATTGAATAACAGCTATATGATTCTGGCAGGAGCGATCCCCGCATCATTACTCGCCCTGGCATTTGATTTTTCTCTGGGGCAGCTCTCTAATTTAAAAGTTAGAGTTCTGACTAAAATATCCAGTTGGGTAGCAGTAATTTTAATTGCTATATTTTCTCTTATATGGTATTTACAATTTGACAATAACAGAACAGAATTTCTGGGAGGTTTTCCATCTGAATTTATTGAGAGAGAAGATGGGTTAAAAGGACTATTCGAAAAATATAATTTTGAAATTGATTACATCGAAATGGAAATTGGCCTGATGTATAAAGCTCTAAATGAAAATGAGGTGGATGTGATCAGTGGATTTTCTACAGATGGTCGTATTCTTGAATATGGATTATCTTCTCTTGAGGATGATCAGTCTTATTTTTCTCCCTATTATGCAGCACCAGTAATTCGAGATGAGATTCATCAAAAATATCCATTTATTAAAACTATTCTCGGCCAGGTTCGCATTGATGATAGTACTATGACAGCTTTAAATTACCAGGTGGATATTGAAAAGGAAACCCCACTTGAAGTGGCTCAAAGGTTTTTGGTAGATAAAGATTTATTGAATATTCATTCAAAAAACATATATGTAGGTAGAGGAGCGATTAAGGTAGGTTCTAAGGCATTTACAGAGAATTATATACTAGCAAATATTTTTACCTTGTTAATAGATCATCAATCAACATTAGAGGTGGATAAGCTATTGGGATTCGGTGGAACCAAGTTAATCATTGAAGCAATGAAGAATGATGAATTGGATATTTATCCGGAGTATACAGGAACTGCATTATTGTTGATGTTACAGCCTGATGATCGTGTGATTGATTCGTTAGGGTTTGGGCGTGAAGAAGTTTACAACTACGTCTCAAAAGAGTCACTTAAAAGGTTTGATCTCAAATGGCTAAATGAAATAGGCCTGAATAATACTTTTGCTCTAATGGTAAGAGATGAATTCGCTGATAAATACAAATTGGAAACAATTTCAGACTTGGCAGAAAGGTCAAAATGA
- a CDS encoding DUF4174 domain-containing protein, protein MKQYFFLPSIMIFIALTSMITFNNLNKILDDAAWEKRVLIISSSSDKHSLIREQYTKWKKELPGLIDRDLIIIAPKEAKWMITTNQADIETHFVPNKKIIHKFELDSSKLNIILIGKDTGVKDITHEIKDSQYWFNQIDQMPMRKSEMKKH, encoded by the coding sequence ATGAAACAATATTTCTTTCTACCAAGCATAATGATATTCATTGCTTTAACTTCTATGATTACATTTAATAATCTAAATAAGATTTTAGACGACGCTGCATGGGAAAAGAGGGTATTAATAATTTCCTCAAGTAGTGATAAACATTCATTAATCAGAGAACAGTATACTAAATGGAAAAAAGAACTTCCAGGACTAATTGATCGGGACCTTATTATTATTGCTCCTAAAGAAGCAAAATGGATGATAACCACAAACCAGGCTGATATAGAAACACACTTTGTCCCAAACAAAAAAATTATTCATAAATTCGAATTGGACAGTAGTAAGCTAAACATTATTCTCATAGGTAAAGATACAGGGGTAAAAGATATTACTCACGAAATAAAGGATAGTCAATACTGGTTTAACCAAATAGATCAAATGCCTATGCGTAAATCCGAGATGAAAAAGCATTGA